From the genome of Phoenix dactylifera cultivar Barhee BC4 chromosome 17, palm_55x_up_171113_PBpolish2nd_filt_p, whole genome shotgun sequence:
GCAAGAGGGAAGAGGGACATCCACATCTACATTAACAGAATACAAAATTTCTACCGTTCAACAACCCATCAATCATTTGATCGATGAATGCATCCACGAGCTTCAGATTTTATGTCTCGATGCATACCCACCTATGATCAAAACTCAAGAACTAGAAGGTAAAAATTAAAGAATCAGAACATACTCGGCAATGGACTGGGAGAAGGAATGGAAGCCACCAAACTCAGCCTCTCCTTGTGGGTAACCTTTGGccggctctgcctctgctttCTTGCCCTCCAGATGTCGTCTTCCGGAGGACCCAACTCCCTCTCCTTTGTCACGATCTCCTTCTCTAGCCGCCTTTGAGCCCTTCGAATGTTTCTTAGGGATGCAGCAGAAGCAGCAACCctgctcttttctttcttgcgaTGGGCCATGGCCTAATCCAGTTTCTCCTCTGTCACAAGCCGCAGCCTGGGCCTCCGATGAGGGGAGGgtgagaggaggaggagttcTTGGAGGAAGATGGGGctgcaagggtggatggagaggTGAGGGGGAGATGAAACTTACGAGATGGTCGACGGAGGCCTTGACACTCACCAACTTGGCCTCCATCTGCCTGCATCTATGGCCGCTCATCTCGTTGGACCCCAGCCCGCCCGCCGCCACCGCTGTATCCTCAGCTCAGAGGGGTAGAACACCTTTCTCGACGGCGCGAGTCGTCCTCAAAGctcggagggggagggggatccAAAGCTCAGTGGGGAGTTGGGGGGAGAGGGGTAGCCAAGTTGGATCggggaggaagaagggggggaATGGGGTGGATTGGAATGATGGCGGCTGGGTgaaagggttagggtttgttcTCCgcgtgcgagagagagagagagagagagagagagagagagagagagaaaggcagGGGGATCAAGGAGGAAAAAGGCAGGGGGTTGGCTTTATtgcctttttttcttctgacatgctttaaagcatcatcTAATTTGAATTTCACCCgacattataaaaaaaatgttgaccAATTTCAGCACCGCTTCGAAATTTGCTGACGCTTTTTTATAGCGTCGGCGGGAAAGAGTCATAAAAAGTCTATTTTGTTGTAGTGCATGCATGCAGTGATTTGTCCACAGCTACAAAATGCATAAATAGAGTTGCATATTAACCTCTAAAACATCGTGGAAGCAACATTAGACCATACATAGTAATGCATGAGACAGGATTGCATGGAATGATACAGTTTGGGATGAAATGAAGCCTTTTCAAAGAAGTGGTCTCACGCATGAGCTGCAATATACGACTCATTCAGGTGGGTTGTAAACATTTGATAATGTGACTCTCATTAGTATTTAACACCATGATGGTAATCAGCTATTCCATTCTTAATCTCGAGCCACAAATTTACTCCATATCATATCCATATGTCAGAGTTAACTCCACTTACCTTCCTTCTTTGTAATTTCAGAATTCCACAACACAATGTAGGTCACGTACTCCCTCTTACAAGAGCATATCTTTTGCACTACTAGGGAAGTCCCTACACAATCATGTTAATGCCTCAAAGCAAATGCAATAAAGGAATTAAGAACGCAGATAATTTGGCGAATACTTGTATTCGTGAGATTAAGAAGGTATGTGCACATCTAATTCCATAACAAAACTTGGTGGGCATCGATAGACTTTTCACAAGAAAATGGCAGGGCATATATTAATCAGATGAAAACACAAACCACTGATCAAGCACTAGCATGGTGGAGCATTTACGTAATGGTTAAGTTCTTTGTAGTGCAGGAACTCATTTTCAACTTTATCCTTAATTTGATGGCAAATCATCCTTCTAGCCTACTGAAGAGCGAACATACACATGCTAGGTGCAGTAGGAAGATTCATACATAAAGCAAATTTATATATCCAAATTATCTCCAAGAAACTGAGCCAAGATGCTCTTTCAATTAGTCATATCTCTGGTGCATTATATGAACAAATCAAATAGATTAAGTAATAATGACACCTCGAATGCACgataaaataattaatgaaaCCCCCCATAACATTTAGCCCATTAAAGTACCGAACAAGAGTAGTGCATTTGCCTCATTTCATTTGAATAACTCCAATAAACCTTATTTATTTCATTATGCACGGTagacaacacacacacacacacacacacgggtATTTGATCTTTGAATGAAGTAgttgtatatataaatatatatctttgGTCCAACAAATTAAGTTTAACATGTATTAGTTATATAGTTGCACCTGACAGTGGCACTGCCCTCTCCAATTGCATAATATAACTATCGTATAGGATACAAATATAATACCAGGGGGAACCAATAAAGCACAAATTTATTTAGCCTAGCTACCGGCCAAAACAATATACAAAAAAAGTATAATATATCTGCTCTTGAGTCAGTATGTTTCTATCTTAGCCTTGCAGATTTGATGCCTTCTTTATCCTCTATCCTGCCAAGTCATGCAGCAACTGAGCCCCCATCATGTTCCTATAAGGAACGGTCTGTGCCTCCCCATCTAAGATGGCGAATTGGACCTGCTGGCCGTCGTCGACATGCTCTccagagaagaggagagagtgCTGGGAGGAAGGCGAGAATGATAAGCTCATGCCTCCCCCGCTGTGCTGCTGAAGGCCCAGAGTTAAGGACACGCCACTCCCCAAGTTTCGACTGCCACAACCGCTGTAGGAGAAGTCCAAGTTGGAAACACCAAAGCTCTCTGCCCTTGGAACCTGATGCTGCGGATTGTGATCTCGGGAAGCTTTGGCATTCATCGTATTTTTTTGATCGCTATGGTGGCTGCTGTTGATGATTGATGAGAGCGAGTCTGAATCATTGAGGAGCTGCACTGGCGCTGGCTTCTGGTCAAGCCCAGGGTtgaggttagggttagggttggcATCGTCTTGCTGTCCAGTTGTGGCATTGGAGGACTGACTGTTTTGTTCTTTCGTCTCTTCCATGTACATCTCCTCCACCATTGGCTTCCAAAGCCTCACCCTTGCATTTATGAACCAATTGGAGACCTGGGGTGCAATCCATGCATGTagtgaatatatatttttatgatctagaaatttaaatgattccaGATATTGAGTGAACCAAGAACGTGAGAACATAGTCATATCTGCATATTCTATAAAGTTCACCAACATAACTAATTTGATTATATGAACCAAGAGAGCGCTTtcattctatatatatatatataagaagaagaagaaaagaaaagaaaacaagggaGTGATCAAGGTAGAGATGAGGGATCAACTGGTATAAAGAAAGCTGTAATGCATTAGGGCATACCTGGCTTCTCGAGAGTCCAGTTTGCCGGGCTAAGATATGTTTGTCGACATCGGTGGGGTACCTGTTATCAAGAGCAATTGTTAAGTCCAACAATGGAACAAGTCAGTTGAAGAATGAGCAAACCTGGATGGTAACAGCTATTTGTATTGGTTTTTCTCCCTAGTGACAAGGATTGGGTCTCTTCTATAGTTTATCACAAACCTAAACAAGGGAAATTGGCATGCCGTgctaaagaaaacaaagagcagCTATCCAGAGACAGCTAGAAGGAGCTATGGGCAGCTTTACTGGCATCCATCCATGGGTGCTAGAGTCTTATTGTTTTTTCCATGTCTTATAGGAGAACCacttataaaaagttgttgcaTTGTTATGGGGAAACCGCTGCCAAAAAAATTGCTCTTAGTTTGTCATGCCAGAATCTTGAATGAGATGGAAtactttacatttttttttctttatcaagCTGAAAACATTGGATAAAGCCACAGTATTAATTAGTTGCAGTCAAAGTAATCAAAATTAATTATGTTTTATTAGATCTACGGATATTTGTGGTTTAATCAATTTCTCCAAGATATTACTCAGCCAATTCCACTAAATAATGCCCTATGATCTTATTCACTTACATTAGAAAAAACCTATTTCCTCAACTTCTTTTTCGGATTTTGTCAAATACCTAATCAGAATTGTCAACTAACTACAAAGTTGGCGAATAGGACTTACGAGGCACAATAATTAAGAATCCACGGTGTATATTTTGTAAGCTAAATCCAcgcattattttctgatttgtgGCAGTCAATCAAAATGAATCCTATATGCTGGCTAAAAAGAAAGCCTCCTCCTTGTAGATCCTCCTCTACTTACAATTTAACTGGTCActtttatatttcatattaTCCATTGGGATTTTCATAGAAaccaaaacacacacacacacacacacatatgcacacatgcacactcagagagagagagagagagagagagagagagagagagagagagagagatacggGTGAAGGAAATGCTCGAAGAGCCAGGCTCGAAGAATCGAAACAGAGCGCTCGGGAAGGCCTCTTTGGGGCCGCCATGGGTGGTCTTCGAGCATCCCAGCCTGGTGAAATGCCTTCTGCTGCCGCAGGCACTGGTCAAGCAGCTTGAGCCGTGGTGTCTCACCTTTCGTCGTCCCTGGTGCAACTGCATCCTTCTCTCCGATCGCCTTTTCTGCGGCTCGTATCTGACCAACAATCCCATCCCTCAGGCACCGAAAGTGCCTCGACATGGCCTTGGATGCCAGCGTCGAATAGAATGTGGCTGCTCCTTTCCCGGCCACAGCCTCAAACGACGACACCACCGCTCTCATCTGCTCGCAGTATTTTCTGTATCTCCTATCCACCTGagtgaattaaaaaaaacaaataaaaaaagacaatagtaataaaaaaaaggacaaaTTTTGCAACCACTGCTCCTATATAATTGTACAGATGCATATCATGTTATGTTCCTTAGCTACTGCATGCTTCCAATAGTAATAAAGAACAAAGGATATGAGAGTACGTAGAAATCTTCTCTTGAAATCAGCATATTGCTAGAGACCATGCATGTGCTCTCATGAGGGGATGGAATTATTCATGGGGTTTTTCTCCTTTTCAACTTTGAATGGTAGCCATAGCCTTTTGCATAAAATGACCTAGCATGTGCCAGGTTTTGCACACTAGTGGTAAATAAATGATGACAACAATAGAAGGATAAATAACAACAGTGATTACAATAGTTACATTAATAATTGTTATGATAATAACGGAAAAGGAGGGGAAAAGATGGTGGGTTCCATTAAATAAAGGGGATGGAAGAATGGTAGGGCTAGATAGCTACGAAAAAGAAAGGGAATCGAGGTTTCCTGAAGTAAATAGAGAACCCCAAAACTGTCAATCTGTCCCTACCCCTGGCTCAGAACCACACCTGTGGTAGTTCTGCAGTCCCACATAATTGAACCCTCCAGATTCAAGCTTCTAAACCAATCAACTGGGATCCCCACTGAtaagattaaaaaaagaaaaagaaatctatttttttctttaattgttGTTCAACCAGTAAGATGAGAAGGGGAaagaatcaagaagaagaagaagaaaaatgagaagGAAGTATACTGACCTCTTCTAGCATGGAAAGCAGCTTAGTTCTCCTCCTTTGGAGCTCCAAGGGGTCCATGGAGTTTAGGGGTTGATGccatgaagaagaagaggaagaaggaccaCCTTCTTCCCATTGGCTTGCCTTTTGGGACCTCTTACTCGAGCTGATCTCTCCTCCTAGGTTGCAGAACTCAGTCAGAAGCTCCTTAGCTGGGCCCAAATACTTGGAATTCTTCAACTGAAAGGGCTGATGCGAATCAAAACCCCTCCCTTCCTGCATGAATATCTGCTGTTGATGAGAACTGGCTGCTCTCGAGAGCAACCCATCCCTGGAATCACTCTGATAGCAGGATGGAGGCACTCCGATGGCGTCGGAGGGCTTCGGGTTGAAGAGGGACAGCGACAGGCCCCTGTTGGGCTGCCCGGTCTCTTCACAGGGAAAGAGAGATCTCAGCGAGGAGTCGTCCACCTGCCACGGGCTTGCCGGTGCCACCGTCTCGGTCGTGACCATAAAGTTCTTGCTCGATGCCTCGGGGAAGTCTCGGGGGACGAAGCCTCTCCAGAGGTTGGAGCTTTGATGCTTGGAGGGTGCCCCCAACATCTCCATCCCACCTTGGAGACCATAGAGCTCCTGGTTGGGCTCGAAGCTTTGCATCGCCTGGTGGCCTGCAGAGGAGAATTCAGCGTAGTGGGATTCATGGGCCATCATACGAAAGCTCTAGGATTGATCACGGCCTGAAAGGTAAAGGAGGTCTCCCTTCGATGGATTCACAGGAGGTCGGCatggggagggggagagagagaaagagtgagGGAGAGAACAGCCATAAAGCGAACCATTATAAATAGTGGTTTTTCTCTCTAGAAAAGTCTTAACGGAAGACCATAGGACGAGCTATGCTTCCGCTTGAGCAAGTCAAGTGCTCGCAAGTCTAAGGAGAGCCAAAGGAAACCAAAAAAAGCAAGGAAAGAGATCCTGGTACTTTAATTTGGAGAGCCTAccaccctctcctctcttctacaCTTATTACGGCAGGACTTCCATAAATTGttctcttcccttctcctcGGTGGAAAAGGTGGTAAACTCGGATTGGCTCGAATCCCAACTCCTCAAAagtgaaaatttattttttctttttttcctccctccctccctccctctctctctctctgctttctctgtctctcctctcttccacacttaaaaaaaacttttctcAGATGGGCTTCTGTCGGCCCCTCTGCTTTCTTTCACCAGAGCACCGAGATGAATTGGACCTTCGGAGATTTGTATCACCGCTACTCCTCTGCTACAAGTAGTACTCTTAGTGCTactagagagaaagaggagagggggGGGAGAAAATATTCTGAATACAGGGGGCTGGCGCCGACGACCGAGGTTGGGGAAAGAGTGGTCCTGTGTTTCCAACTAATCCCCATTAAAACGGGTATTAAAGGAGACTTGGCCGCATGGGACCGCAGTCTCCCCCACTTAAAACAATTATCTTCTTCTACCTTATGAGAATTATTTTACTCTCTAGATGCGATTTTATttgccatcttcctcatctaCTACCAACCGGTCCTTACATgcatgcctttttcttttgcagTGCGAGATAGATTTTcatcatcttttttttattattattgtatttGAAAACATATTATAAGAAATGTATAAATAAGTTATTTCagcagaaataaataaataaataagaggtCAGTGAAGATAGCTGATGAATAATCCAATAGTGTCATATAGTATAAATTTATGATTATATCATGTTCATCATCAATTTATGATTGGTATGTTAATATCTCCTGAAAATATAATGCAGTATTTGTAATATGGATACAACAAAATCTCTCTTACTTTGACTATTTGAGGTCTATCTACTATGAACGCATGCTTAAAGACAAAGACCACCTACGGGTGTTGTGTGAGCCACATCTTACACTTTTCTAGCATGGCCCATGTTTGATTTAAGTATGAAAGTCCTGAAAGCATGGTATTGTTCACACATTGGACAATCTTGTTTACCAAGCAGATACTTGAAGGACGTGTTAGGTAGAGGGAATAGTAACCTATCCCCGATCTACTATACATGGGATAGTTTATCTCTTGAATTATGTTATGTTTTGGTGGTTGGTTGCAAGGATAAATCGTATAAGTATAAAATTGCCCTctcattttttttgatgtatttGAAGAGTGGATAGGTGCAAAATTATAATTAGAAaggataagtttcttatattccgtAGAATAATTCTATTCCGCCACTTTGGCGGAATAGAACTATCTGCACAAGCGGTCTCCTCCGAATAAAGTTAGACCATGGTCTTATGGGCTGCTCGGCATAGGATAACCCCATTTATCATGTTTATCCTTCGTATTTTTGTAGCTATTTTGTATAACTTTTAtatgtattaaaatattaatatgaaagaaatATTTGCCATCATGCACCCATGCTCCCATTCTAGCCATCATTTATTACTTGtttatctcaattttttttatgttttaaatTCTTCATTGTTGCTACATCACGACCTCATACCGtctcatgcatgcatacattaattttttatatttactatAATTAATATCAGTATTGCATCCTTCTCTTTTCTCATGTTAGCTGTTAATCTTTGTCCTTAAAAAAGTAACTATatagctaaaaaaaaaactatgatgGATTGGGTTTGTTTCTTTCCAGAAAGAATGATTCACTTTTCTCTGCACAAATCCCCCTTGATCACTTACCACAAAGATCTCTAAGTGCTCCAAACTCTGTCATTCATACGCctacacagatctcaaagtgaCCAATGGATGATCCAATTGTGGATTCatgcgaaggaaggtgaatccttctttagcACGAAAGATGCACCCCCGATCCAGCCATCATTAATTGGTGCAAGTGTAATTGTTTGAAAAATATGTTAACAGAGGTCATGTCCTTTTTTGGTGTATGTTAACTCATGGTTGATGGATATTTGTGGTGTAATACACTCCATGTATATCATATATGCAACAATCTAGAATCTAATTCAAAAGGACTAGCCAGAGATTATTATTTAGCTGAGATCCgaaattgttacaaatagtgTCAGAACGGACTTGCTCATGACTCATGTATAACTAGGGGATACCATAGAATAGGAATTTTTGGGACTGATCGCTGGCCAATCTTGATGTTTgtaattggatttgattggatttgaatcttTAGCATGGAAAGGATGCCATGACTTGAACTAGAGGAGTATTTGAGGGTAAAGGaagccaaataatattttctaactagtttttttggataagatccTCAGTCATTATAGTGTACAACTTATGACTCTTTTTCTTGCATGGTTGACCCCCATATATTTCATAGCGTCAAAGTTTTATGATTTACGATATATAAAAAGACTATGTTGTAATACTACATGAAAATGAGCACGTAGTCACGTCCATCATGTACTATATGAGGATATAATAGTCAGGTTTAGTTCTAGCTATTTTAGATGCTTGGGGTATTCGATTATGTGCATGCACTTCACATGATGTTATGGGGACGGACATCAAATAATTGTACACTTCACAAATCCCAGTATGTAGCCAACCACCAACTAATATATTAGATGGCCTATCAAGAGTTGAAACCGTTAGCTGTATTAATTTCTATTGTATGGGAGACTAAGAGTTGAAACCGCCAGCTTTTCTTGACTAATACATTTGATTCATGTAAAAGCCTGTTCTCAATACCTAATGCTTTTACATAAAATGCCCATCTAATGGAAGTTTAAAAAGAATGGAGGAgaattttctaatttgtatGACCAGTTCCATGCCAACATTCTTTGTCTCCATATATAGTGCTTGACTAATTTCACTCTTTGAATAAAATCCGACATATTATTACATGAACATATTCCACTTGCACTCCAACATTTCCCCATGGTTCACTCCATCTAATCACTAGATTTCTAAAGATCGCCGctgattaatttaaaaaaaactgATGATCATAGTTTTGAGGCCATCACTTGCTGAATTAGATGATTGTGCAAAATGTGGACTATGGACGgaagaaaatattaatcaagACGTATGGGAATTGACAATGAGATAATGCTACTGGGATGAATTAATTCTGTCGTGAAATCCAGTAATCATATCACGTGGATCAATTGATAAATGTGAGTTGGTCCTGAAATAAAGTTGGTATTATACTTATGAAAGCCAAGCTCGGAATGGTACTTTAGATTAGGTTACAGCCTTTTATGTAGCCTTCCTACCAAGATATTCACTACTTTCTACATGGAAAGGGATGGGTACTAGAAACTAGATAGGAGATATTGAGTATTTAAATGCTCTCCTCTATCTCATGCATGGACCTTGGTTGGACTAGTTCTTCACCAAATGTTGACTTGCTCCGTTATAGGATGTGGGTCAAGTCCCCTGCCGCACACCATTGATTTTGAGATCTTTGTTTGCCATCACCCATTAAGTGATGCACCAAGAAATGTGCATGGGAGCTACTCTTGTATCTCAAAACCCACCATATATGGCAAGCAGACCCAAGGTGAAAAATTAACGAAGTTTTCACAATGGAGAGAACATAAGGCACATTCTTCGTTATGAGAGGCGGCAATGACAAAGCATGGTGTGTTGAATAATATTAATTCTGAGGGATTGACCATGCTATTTAGAATTGAAGGCTTCTCACATGTATTTAGAAGGGGACTCTATGATAGTTATCAGATATGGTTTTCTCAGCTCAACTACCTTCTGCTGATACAAGAatctatccttttttttatagaattgCTGACGAATGATACGCATATTGCTCCTTATTGAGGTATTATATATCTATAGAAAAGCTAATAGTGCAGTCGAGTGGATCTACATTATTGAATTTTTCGAGAAATCTTTCTATTTAattgttaaatattttattttctaacttCCATGGATGAACCTATACTCGAATATTTTAATTCATCTGTTTTACCAAAAAATAAGATCAATTCTCCTTGTGTTGTATACGTCGACGAACATGTCAATCA
Proteins encoded in this window:
- the LOC103712213 gene encoding homeobox protein BEL1 homolog → MMAHESHYAEFSSAGHQAMQSFEPNQELYGLQGGMEMLGAPSKHQSSNLWRGFVPRDFPEASSKNFMVTTETVAPASPWQVDDSSLRSLFPCEETGQPNRGLSLSLFNPKPSDAIGVPPSCYQSDSRDGLLSRAASSHQQQIFMQEGRGFDSHQPFQLKNSKYLGPAKELLTEFCNLGGEISSSKRSQKASQWEEGGPSSSSSSWHQPLNSMDPLELQRRRTKLLSMLEEVDRRYRKYCEQMRAVVSSFEAVAGKGAATFYSTLASKAMSRHFRCLRDGIVGQIRAAEKAIGEKDAVAPGTTKGETPRLKLLDQCLRQQKAFHQAGMLEDHPWRPQRGLPERSVSILRAWLFEHFLHPYPTDVDKHILARQTGLSRSQVSNWFINARVRLWKPMVEEMYMEETKEQNSQSSNATTGQQDDANPNPNLNPGLDQKPAPVQLLNDSDSLSSIINSSHHSDQKNTMNAKASRDHNPQHQVPRAESFGVSNLDFSYSGCGSRNLGSGVSLTLGLQQHSGGGMSLSFSPSSQHSLLFSGEHVDDGQQVQFAILDGEAQTVPYRNMMGAQLLHDLAG